In a single window of the Flavobacterium sp. W4I14 genome:
- a CDS encoding Rrf2 family protein (product_source=TIGR00738; cath_funfam=1.10.10.10; cog=COG1959; pfam=PF02082; superfamily=46785; tigrfam=TIGR00738) → MLSKKTKYAIKALVALGKNLDKPPMQISKIAEEEHIPKKFLEQILLDLRNAGFLYSKKGAGGGYSLNKKPEEILLVHVMRVTDGPIAMVPCASLNFYHKCDECVDEKTCGIRSAFIDVRDATLKVLTETSIADVIGREDNLKIGVINL, encoded by the coding sequence ATGCTGTCCAAAAAAACAAAGTATGCCATTAAAGCGCTTGTTGCGCTTGGTAAAAATTTAGATAAACCACCAATGCAGATTTCGAAAATTGCAGAGGAGGAGCATATCCCGAAAAAATTCCTGGAGCAAATTCTGCTCGATCTGCGTAACGCTGGCTTTTTATACAGTAAAAAAGGTGCAGGCGGTGGTTACAGCCTCAACAAAAAACCTGAAGAGATTTTATTGGTACACGTAATGCGTGTAACGGATGGACCTATTGCCATGGTTCCCTGTGCAAGTTTAAATTTTTACCACAAATGTGATGAATGTGTGGACGAAAAAACATGCGGAATCAGAAGTGCGTTTATCGATGTTAGGGATGCTACCCTTAAGGTTTTAACCGAAACCAGCATTGCTGATGTAATCGGTAGAGAGGATAATCTAAAAATCGGGGTTATTAATTTATAA
- a CDS encoding putative MPP superfamily phosphohydrolase (product_source=COG1408; cath_funfam=3.60.21.10; cog=COG1408; ko=KO:K07098; pfam=PF00149; superfamily=48317,56300; transmembrane_helix_parts=Inside_1_6,TMhelix_7_29,Outside_30_33,TMhelix_34_56,Inside_57_68,TMhelix_69_91,Outside_92_116,TMhelix_117_139,Inside_140_406) has translation MKRKLNLLPLIIVAIIFFTLNAYVLSGLGTINQSTWLSPIFWVFIVGLTFALLYAIQQMRIQGMNRFFQIISHAFLIIFAAEIVFAFFLLLGDVYRLLLGLATNFQPEGFHMLGRSNYWVDFAFVMFCLTIALFAYGITQGKYAYRVIKHTLYFDDLPASFDGFTLTQISDVHAGSFTNPKAVQKGIDMINAQKSDLFVFTGDLVNNASSEIVPYISHFSQIKAPFGQFSVLGNHDYGDYIKWPTEADKIQNLNQLKAYHKELGFKLLLDEHVELHKNGEKIILAGIENWGIGFGERGDLNKALQNTNVDDFKILLSHDPSHWDAQVKNYPSKIQLSLAGHTHGMQFGIEAFGIKWSPVKYRYKHWAGIKTENGRYLNVNRGFGFLGFSGRIGIWPEITVIELKKK, from the coding sequence ATGAAAAGAAAACTCAATCTATTGCCGCTCATCATAGTTGCAATCATATTTTTTACCCTTAACGCTTATGTTTTATCGGGCCTGGGCACCATTAATCAATCTACCTGGCTCAGTCCTATTTTCTGGGTTTTTATTGTGGGGCTAACTTTTGCTTTGCTATATGCCATCCAGCAAATGCGGATCCAAGGCATGAACAGGTTTTTCCAGATCATCAGTCACGCATTTTTAATTATTTTTGCAGCAGAAATTGTCTTCGCGTTTTTCCTTTTGCTTGGTGATGTTTACCGCCTACTGCTTGGTTTGGCAACTAATTTTCAGCCCGAAGGTTTCCACATGTTAGGCCGCAGCAATTACTGGGTCGATTTTGCATTTGTGATGTTTTGTTTAACCATTGCCTTATTTGCTTATGGCATCACCCAAGGCAAATATGCTTACCGTGTAATTAAACATACTTTGTATTTTGATGATCTGCCCGCAAGTTTTGATGGTTTTACCTTAACACAGATTTCGGATGTACATGCGGGGAGCTTTACCAACCCTAAAGCGGTTCAAAAAGGCATTGATATGATTAATGCCCAAAAGAGCGATCTATTTGTTTTTACCGGAGATCTGGTGAATAATGCTTCTTCGGAGATTGTGCCTTATATCAGCCATTTCTCTCAGATTAAAGCCCCTTTCGGACAATTTTCTGTTCTGGGTAACCATGATTATGGCGATTATATTAAATGGCCTACTGAAGCAGATAAAATACAGAATCTGAATCAGTTAAAAGCTTACCATAAAGAACTTGGTTTTAAGCTTTTATTGGATGAACATGTTGAATTGCATAAAAACGGTGAGAAAATTATACTGGCCGGAATAGAAAACTGGGGAATTGGTTTTGGAGAACGTGGAGACCTAAACAAAGCCTTGCAAAACACTAATGTCGACGATTTTAAAATCCTGTTATCGCACGATCCTTCGCACTGGGATGCACAGGTAAAAAATTATCCTTCAAAAATCCAACTTTCATTGGCTGGGCATACACACGGTATGCAGTTTGGTATCGAAGCTTTTGGGATTAAATGGAGTCCCGTAAAATACCGTTATAAACATTGGGCGGGTATTAAAACCGAAAATGGAAGATATTTGAACGTGAATAGAGGCTTCGGTTTCCTTGGTTTTTCAGGCCGGATTGGTATCTGGCCGGAGATTACGGTTATTGAATTGAAGAAGAAATAA
- a CDS encoding transposase (product_source=KO:K07486; cath_funfam=3.40.50.620; cog=COG3547; ko=KO:K07486; pfam=PF01548,PF02371; superfamily=143437,46579), which produces MIATTKFFIGIDVSKPHFDVALMAVVNHVKQEIGTARFDNTAPGIKLFEKWLKSQKTTFNEDSLIVMENTGIYHRLIWTFCSNINLPIHIGNAAHIKWSFGIARGKNDKIDSIRLCNYAFKEADDLKATAALDPELMLLKDLISARTKLLKQRSGISVSVKELGNVNGKEHQKLIEKALKNAIEGIAKSIKNLEDQIKKIITGNQDFKQNYKLLLSIPGIGHVTAVYLIGCTGNFAGRPSGKELACYAGVVPFEHSSGISIKGKTRVHRMANKELKRLLHMCALSLIQHNQEFKIYYNRKKNEGKHSMSIINAVRNKIALRVAAVIKNQTSYKNNYNIAA; this is translated from the coding sequence ATGATTGCCACTACAAAATTTTTTATCGGGATTGATGTTTCCAAACCCCACTTCGATGTTGCATTGATGGCCGTTGTGAACCATGTAAAACAGGAGATAGGAACCGCACGGTTTGACAACACAGCGCCAGGGATAAAGTTATTTGAGAAGTGGTTGAAATCGCAGAAAACCACATTCAATGAGGACTCCTTGATTGTCATGGAAAATACCGGGATCTATCACCGTTTAATATGGACTTTCTGCAGCAACATAAATCTGCCCATCCATATTGGCAATGCAGCCCATATCAAATGGAGCTTTGGGATAGCAAGGGGTAAAAATGATAAAATAGATAGTATACGTTTATGCAACTATGCATTTAAGGAAGCGGATGATCTAAAGGCGACAGCTGCCCTAGATCCCGAGCTGATGCTCCTGAAAGATCTGATATCAGCGAGGACAAAGCTGCTCAAACAAAGGTCTGGCATCAGCGTTTCGGTAAAAGAACTTGGCAATGTCAATGGTAAAGAACATCAGAAGCTGATTGAAAAAGCACTTAAAAATGCAATTGAGGGTATAGCCAAGTCAATCAAGAACCTCGAAGATCAGATCAAAAAAATTATCACAGGAAACCAGGATTTCAAGCAGAACTACAAATTATTGCTCAGTATACCTGGGATAGGACATGTTACCGCCGTATACCTGATTGGCTGCACTGGAAATTTTGCAGGTCGGCCCAGTGGAAAAGAACTGGCCTGTTATGCAGGGGTTGTACCATTTGAACACAGTAGCGGTATAAGTATCAAAGGTAAAACCAGGGTACACCGGATGGCCAATAAAGAGCTTAAAAGATTGCTGCATATGTGTGCATTATCTCTAATTCAACATAATCAGGAATTCAAAATATATTACAATAGAAAAAAGAATGAAGGGAAGCACAGCATGAGCATAATTAATGCCGTTAGAAACAAGATAGCATTAAGAGTTGCTGCAGTTATAAAAAATCAGACCAGCTATAAAAATAATTATAATATAGCTGCTTAA
- a CDS encoding iron complex outermembrane receptor protein (product_source=KO:K02014; cath_funfam=2.170.130.10,2.60.40.1120,2.60.40.150; cleavage_site_network=SignalP-noTM; cog=COG1629; ko=KO:K02014; pfam=PF00593,PF07715,PF13715; superfamily=49464,56935; tigrfam=TIGR01783) — protein MKNLYLIAILVCGFILTGKAQTVTGKVVGETAPLAGANIKVEGKNTSATTAADGSFELKLTEGSYKLQVSYVGYTTILQKVSLAKDQTVNLTLYLSPTSNMQEVVVVSSRKPTKISEIPGTVWVVDGAKIQEQARAGIPLKQTLAQLIPSLDAGPEGRTNYGQNQRGRDALVMIDGVSLNSTRGVSRQFESIDPFNIERIEVLSGASAVYGGGATGGIINIITKKGQDSQPSFTTQVGVRSGLKEKSDHDVRVAQAISGGSKDWNGRIGMAFQKNNAAYGADGKQIFTDITQTDLQYNQSFDFFGSTEFKLTEYQKLSVNGQYYNSGYRGDKDLFLGTNYAGLRTTPALLEMRNGYSSDVDPKTSRANINVNYQASEILGAQTLYIQAAARNEQFSFHPFPGQALIPGVLYSGSSIQNTNYSALKLVLNKDWNRLNLTYGIDADNENFNAQQALFDRTKAFASGGLNNSTIATIARYPNFRVNGLSGFLQAQVKVTDFLSLSGGVRQQRMFVKVGDFIGTAAAVPLAYGVGRTAAAIAGGENHYDVNLLNGGLVFKIDAAQQAWLNFSQGFNLADPAKYYGQGTYTLVGTNYNLGNSINVASSPLTGIKTEQYEAGYRYRTGVFNAQVAGFYALSDKNVKTNSTFNIEVFDENVRNLGVEGSLSLNLKNGFEAGVNGLYIKTQKQNADGTWSLQDVTVASPSKIAGYLGYNGKVFGIKAQAFHSFDSKGYATVGNVVVQNELKGFTTVDLLGSVKLFTGSLSFGVQNLLNKNYQTIWSQRSQFLYQSLAQKDTFYYAGRGRTYNLTYTLNY, from the coding sequence ATGAAAAATCTATACTTAATTGCAATCCTTGTCTGTGGATTTATCTTAACGGGCAAAGCTCAAACCGTTACCGGAAAAGTAGTAGGCGAAACTGCTCCGCTTGCTGGGGCGAATATTAAAGTTGAAGGCAAAAATACCTCAGCTACAACAGCCGCTGATGGTAGCTTTGAATTAAAGTTAACTGAAGGTTCTTACAAATTACAGGTGAGTTATGTAGGTTATACTACCATACTGCAAAAAGTGAGCTTGGCTAAAGATCAGACCGTTAATTTAACCCTTTATTTAAGCCCAACATCGAATATGCAAGAGGTTGTGGTGGTTTCATCACGTAAACCGACCAAAATCAGCGAAATACCGGGTACCGTTTGGGTAGTAGATGGCGCGAAAATTCAGGAGCAGGCCAGGGCAGGAATCCCGCTTAAGCAAACCTTAGCACAATTAATTCCAAGTTTGGATGCTGGTCCGGAAGGACGTACCAACTACGGGCAGAACCAACGTGGCAGAGATGCACTGGTTATGATTGATGGTGTATCGTTAAACAGTACCCGTGGTGTAAGCCGTCAGTTCGAGTCAATAGATCCTTTCAACATCGAGCGTATCGAGGTTTTATCTGGAGCAAGTGCAGTTTATGGCGGTGGTGCAACAGGGGGTATTATCAACATCATTACTAAAAAAGGACAGGACAGTCAGCCAAGTTTCACTACACAAGTTGGTGTACGCAGCGGTTTAAAAGAAAAAAGTGATCATGATGTACGTGTAGCACAAGCTATTTCTGGTGGGAGCAAAGATTGGAACGGACGCATTGGCATGGCTTTCCAAAAAAACAATGCAGCTTATGGTGCAGATGGAAAACAGATTTTTACCGATATCACACAAACCGATTTACAGTATAACCAATCGTTCGATTTTTTCGGTAGCACCGAATTTAAATTGACTGAGTATCAAAAACTATCCGTGAATGGCCAATATTACAATTCGGGTTACCGTGGCGATAAAGACCTGTTTTTAGGAACCAATTATGCAGGGTTGAGAACAACACCAGCACTTTTGGAAATGAGAAACGGTTATTCTTCTGATGTTGATCCAAAAACAAGCAGGGCTAATATCAATGTCAACTACCAGGCAAGCGAAATTTTAGGAGCACAAACGCTTTATATCCAGGCTGCTGCCAGAAATGAGCAGTTCAGCTTTCATCCATTCCCGGGACAAGCCTTAATACCTGGTGTACTTTACAGTGGTTCATCCATCCAAAATACAAACTACAGCGCTTTAAAACTGGTATTGAACAAAGACTGGAACAGATTGAACCTTACCTATGGTATTGATGCAGATAACGAAAATTTTAACGCACAGCAAGCCTTGTTTGATCGGACAAAGGCCTTTGCATCTGGCGGTTTAAACAATAGCACCATAGCCACAATTGCCCGTTATCCTAATTTCAGGGTAAATGGTTTATCAGGCTTTTTGCAGGCACAGGTTAAAGTAACCGACTTTTTAAGCCTGTCGGGAGGTGTGCGTCAGCAACGTATGTTTGTTAAAGTTGGCGATTTTATAGGCACCGCTGCTGCTGTACCTTTGGCTTATGGTGTAGGCAGAACCGCTGCGGCTATTGCGGGCGGTGAAAACCATTACGATGTGAATTTATTAAACGGTGGTTTAGTATTTAAAATCGATGCAGCTCAACAAGCATGGCTTAATTTCTCGCAAGGGTTTAACCTGGCAGATCCGGCAAAATATTACGGACAGGGTACTTATACCTTGGTAGGTACCAACTATAATTTAGGCAACTCGATCAATGTTGCAAGTTCTCCTTTAACAGGTATCAAAACAGAACAGTACGAGGCAGGTTACCGTTACCGCACAGGTGTATTTAATGCACAGGTAGCTGGTTTTTATGCCTTATCTGATAAAAATGTAAAAACCAATAGCACATTCAATATTGAAGTTTTTGATGAAAATGTAAGGAATTTAGGTGTTGAAGGTTCATTATCATTAAACCTGAAAAATGGTTTCGAAGCTGGTGTAAATGGTTTGTACATTAAAACACAGAAACAAAATGCCGATGGTACATGGTCACTACAGGATGTAACTGTTGCAAGTCCATCAAAAATTGCGGGTTATCTGGGCTATAACGGAAAAGTTTTTGGAATAAAAGCACAGGCTTTTCACTCATTTGATTCGAAAGGTTATGCTACAGTTGGAAATGTTGTGGTACAAAATGAGTTAAAAGGTTTCACTACTGTTGATTTATTGGGTTCGGTGAAATTATTTACCGGGAGTTTATCATTTGGTGTACAAAACCTGTTGAACAAAAATTACCAAACCATTTGGAGCCAACGCTCACAGTTTTTATACCAATCGTTAGCTCAGAAAGATACATTTTATTATGCAGGCCGCGGCCGCACATATAATTTAACGTATACGCTTAATTACTAG
- a CDS encoding L-2,4-diaminobutyrate decarboxylase (product_source=KO:K13745; cath_funfam=3.40.640.10,3.90.1150.10; cog=COG0076; ko=KO:K13745; pfam=PF00282; superfamily=53383), giving the protein MFTSDLEKHELIDFLTESPTKEIFHHENEAEYLHAIGKVTQAVKKFLNNNQQPFSGVSPSKLRPLFDSIEFEKTHDNYDALLKEVEQLYTSHAVAFHHPAYIAHLNCPIVIPAVAAEVMISAINSSIDTWDQSAGGTLIEQKLIEWTCDQIGYNKKADGIFTSGGTQSNLMGLLLARDHYSITALNHNIKVEGLPQEAARFRIFVSEKAHFSIQKNASLLGLGEKSVIKIKTDRSFRMNTVLLEDAIKREINQGNIPIAIVGTAGTTDFGNVDPLKELASISKKYNTWFHIDAAYGCGLLLTDKYRSLLNGIELAHSVTVDYHKSFFQPVSSSGFLVRDKNFFNLITHHADYLNPKDHDEDGLPNQVNKSIQTTRRFDALKLWFTLRMMGRNKLGGYFDTIIETAAKIADLLHSDNDFELMNESDISALVFRYRPKNLRLDVCAMNQYIKKAMFNQGKALVAGTKINQQFYLKFTLLNPLTTISDIENIIKIIKKHGNEYVRLNQVSADFRRN; this is encoded by the coding sequence ATGTTTACATCAGACCTCGAAAAACATGAACTTATTGATTTCCTTACGGAAAGTCCAACCAAGGAAATCTTTCACCACGAAAATGAAGCAGAATACCTGCATGCAATAGGAAAAGTTACCCAGGCGGTTAAAAAATTCCTTAACAACAATCAACAGCCTTTTAGTGGTGTATCGCCGTCGAAATTAAGACCGCTGTTTGATTCGATCGAATTTGAAAAAACGCACGACAATTACGATGCTTTGCTTAAAGAAGTTGAACAGCTTTATACCAGCCATGCGGTTGCCTTTCACCACCCTGCTTACATTGCCCACTTAAACTGTCCGATTGTGATTCCCGCTGTCGCTGCCGAGGTAATGATTTCGGCCATCAACTCATCAATCGATACCTGGGACCAAAGTGCAGGCGGAACATTAATTGAGCAAAAGCTGATCGAATGGACCTGCGACCAGATCGGTTACAACAAAAAAGCTGATGGTATTTTTACCAGCGGGGGTACCCAGAGCAATTTAATGGGGCTTTTATTGGCCCGCGATCATTATTCGATTACAGCTTTAAACCACAACATTAAAGTAGAGGGATTGCCCCAGGAGGCAGCTCGTTTCAGAATATTTGTTTCTGAGAAAGCGCATTTCAGTATTCAGAAAAATGCTTCTCTTTTAGGTTTAGGCGAAAAATCGGTAATCAAGATCAAAACCGACCGCAGCTTTAGGATGAATACCGTTTTATTGGAGGACGCTATCAAACGGGAAATTAATCAGGGCAACATCCCTATTGCCATTGTAGGCACAGCGGGAACTACCGATTTTGGAAATGTTGATCCACTGAAAGAACTTGCTTCTATCAGCAAAAAATATAACACCTGGTTCCACATCGATGCCGCTTATGGCTGTGGCTTACTGTTAACCGATAAGTACCGCAGTTTGCTGAATGGGATCGAACTGGCCCATTCGGTTACGGTTGATTACCATAAATCTTTTTTCCAGCCGGTAAGCAGCAGTGGTTTCCTCGTACGCGATAAAAACTTTTTCAACCTGATTACCCACCACGCCGATTATTTAAATCCAAAAGATCATGATGAGGATGGTTTACCCAACCAGGTAAACAAATCGATACAAACTACCCGCCGCTTTGATGCTTTAAAACTCTGGTTTACGCTAAGGATGATGGGCAGGAACAAATTGGGTGGTTATTTTGACACCATTATCGAAACCGCAGCCAAAATTGCCGATCTCTTGCATTCAGACAATGATTTTGAGCTGATGAACGAATCAGATATCAGCGCATTGGTGTTCCGCTACCGTCCAAAAAACCTGCGCTTAGATGTTTGTGCCATGAACCAGTACATCAAAAAAGCGATGTTTAATCAAGGGAAGGCTTTAGTTGCCGGCACCAAGATTAATCAGCAATTCTACCTCAAATTTACCCTACTTAACCCGCTTACTACCATCAGCGATATTGAAAACATTATTAAAATCATTAAAAAACATGGAAACGAATACGTTAGACTCAATCAGGTTTCAGCAGATTTCAGAAGAAACTAA
- a CDS encoding siderophore synthetase component/RimJ/RimL family protein N-acetyltransferase (product_source=COG4264/COG1670; cath_funfam=3.40.630.30; cog=COG1670,COG4264; pfam=PF04183,PF06276,PF13523; smart=SM01006; superfamily=55729), whose product METNTLDSIRFQQISEETNFNALLNSYCREFNNWSRYIGIPKYDESLANYLITTTDRLHIRFDFAAIGFEVYAPLKFYADSGRHVFNFPIIERDVATDVISPISIYRFMELAIKFSAEEFPNVNANLVKQRLTNSIENLEAFLSFFKHNGRPANFAKMNFIEAEQSLFLGHNAHPLPKGRSGFKSKEELFKYSPETQGRFQLAYFLISAENIVEKNAEGFDMTDLFRIELLESDHAEIIHLLDQHPDHKVVPMHPWEAEYLLTLPTVKAMQEEKLLFYLGHFGEFYTPTSSVRTVYNASSDWMLKFSLHVKITNSQRVNLVRELHRGYDVSKLLKTEYGKAAKAEFPEIEFITDPAFITVNYKGETIDGFNISIRHNPFKGEGAEKNVTLLAALCQDALLGQKPRIVNIIEEAAISKNKTVAYTAVNWFKQYLHLCVAPIVGLYNNFGMAFEFHQQNVMVELDKDYYPAKLYFRDNQGFFFSDAKAEALEKASPGVAAESGSIVPNEYIIPKLTYYLLINNILGVVNAIASNNLADEKTLIDLVYLEFKQFENSDTTGLVDYIINRRSWEVKGNLLTNLCNIDEASAPIDNPAIYREFPNPLSKYFFSENLIKPQTKEVLYSRFFPKENVTINIRPFNIDRDLEMVHDWFNQEHAKPIWKMDGPIRGLELFYRTLLPNDSSHSFIGEINGEPTFTIEPYWPMRDGVGACYEALTTDYGAHLLIAPTDKDKKFSFETGQALMDFIFEQPEVGKCIGEAAVESRAMHIFVTRLGFKLEKVIQMPYKMANLTFCYRNWYWEKFPEAKAYAMAKSSEFETEEI is encoded by the coding sequence ATGGAAACGAATACGTTAGACTCAATCAGGTTTCAGCAGATTTCAGAAGAAACTAACTTTAATGCACTTCTAAACAGTTATTGCAGAGAATTTAACAATTGGAGCCGTTATATAGGCATACCTAAATATGATGAGTCTTTAGCAAACTATTTGATTACCACTACCGATCGCCTACATATCCGGTTCGATTTTGCTGCCATTGGTTTCGAAGTATATGCGCCTTTAAAATTTTATGCCGACAGTGGTAGGCACGTATTTAATTTCCCGATAATCGAACGTGATGTTGCTACAGATGTCATCAGTCCGATCAGTATTTACAGGTTTATGGAACTGGCTATTAAATTCAGTGCAGAAGAATTTCCTAATGTTAACGCCAACCTGGTAAAACAACGTTTAACCAACAGTATAGAAAATCTTGAAGCATTTTTATCGTTCTTCAAACACAATGGCAGGCCTGCAAATTTTGCTAAAATGAATTTTATAGAGGCTGAGCAATCCTTGTTTTTAGGTCATAATGCGCACCCACTTCCTAAAGGGAGATCTGGCTTTAAAAGTAAAGAAGAACTTTTTAAATATTCACCAGAAACCCAGGGTCGTTTCCAGCTGGCCTATTTCCTGATCTCTGCTGAAAATATTGTAGAGAAAAACGCGGAAGGTTTTGACATGACTGATCTTTTCAGAATTGAATTGCTAGAAAGCGATCATGCTGAAATCATTCATTTACTCGATCAACACCCAGATCATAAAGTGGTACCCATGCACCCATGGGAGGCCGAGTACCTGCTTACCCTCCCTACAGTAAAAGCGATGCAGGAAGAAAAGCTGCTATTCTATCTTGGGCATTTTGGAGAATTCTATACGCCAACATCTTCGGTAAGAACGGTTTACAATGCATCGAGCGATTGGATGCTTAAATTTTCACTGCACGTAAAAATAACCAACTCGCAAAGGGTTAACCTGGTTAGAGAGCTTCACCGTGGCTATGATGTAAGTAAACTTTTAAAAACCGAATACGGCAAAGCGGCCAAAGCCGAGTTCCCTGAAATTGAATTCATTACCGACCCTGCATTTATCACCGTAAATTATAAAGGCGAAACCATTGATGGTTTCAACATCAGTATCAGGCATAATCCTTTTAAGGGAGAAGGAGCCGAGAAAAATGTAACGCTTCTGGCAGCGCTTTGTCAGGATGCTTTGCTGGGACAAAAACCAAGAATTGTAAACATCATTGAAGAAGCAGCGATCAGCAAAAATAAAACAGTTGCTTACACTGCAGTAAACTGGTTTAAACAATACCTGCACCTTTGTGTTGCACCGATTGTTGGACTTTACAACAATTTTGGGATGGCTTTTGAGTTCCACCAGCAAAATGTGATGGTAGAACTGGATAAGGATTATTATCCTGCCAAACTTTATTTTAGGGATAACCAGGGCTTTTTCTTTAGTGATGCCAAAGCCGAGGCATTAGAAAAAGCATCTCCTGGTGTTGCTGCAGAAAGCGGTTCGATTGTGCCGAACGAATACATTATCCCTAAGCTCACCTACTACCTGCTCATCAACAATATTTTAGGTGTGGTAAATGCCATTGCGAGCAACAATCTCGCCGATGAAAAAACCTTGATCGATCTCGTTTATCTGGAATTCAAACAATTCGAAAACAGCGATACTACAGGTTTAGTAGATTATATCATCAACCGTCGCAGCTGGGAGGTAAAAGGTAACCTGCTTACCAATCTCTGCAATATCGACGAGGCCAGTGCGCCAATAGATAATCCGGCTATTTACCGTGAGTTCCCGAATCCTTTATCTAAATATTTTTTCTCCGAAAACCTGATCAAACCACAAACCAAAGAGGTGCTGTACAGCAGGTTTTTCCCTAAAGAAAATGTAACAATCAATATCCGTCCCTTTAATATCGACCGCGATCTGGAAATGGTTCACGATTGGTTTAACCAGGAACATGCCAAACCCATCTGGAAGATGGATGGACCAATTAGGGGTTTAGAGCTATTCTATAGAACTTTGTTGCCAAACGATTCATCGCACAGTTTTATTGGCGAAATAAATGGCGAACCCACCTTTACTATAGAGCCTTACTGGCCTATGCGCGATGGCGTAGGTGCATGCTACGAAGCTTTAACGACCGATTATGGTGCACATTTGCTGATTGCGCCAACAGATAAAGACAAAAAATTCAGTTTCGAAACCGGTCAGGCTTTAATGGATTTCATTTTTGAACAACCCGAAGTAGGTAAATGCATTGGCGAAGCAGCTGTTGAAAGCCGTGCGATGCACATTTTTGTAACCAGATTGGGCTTTAAATTGGAGAAAGTGATCCAGATGCCTTACAAAATGGCGAATCTTACCTTTTGTTACCGCAATTGGTATTGGGAAAAATTCCCTGAGGCAAAGGCATATGCTATGGCTAAATCATCAGAATTTGAAACGGAGGAAATTTAA